The following are encoded together in the Edaphobacter lichenicola genome:
- a CDS encoding nuclear transport factor 2 family protein — protein MTTQTQVMTTQELADKLVGLCREGKFEEATGSLYSEEIVSMEAGAPPGGSRESKGLAAVKGKGEWWAANHEVHSCTVEGPLVAGSHFACTFKLDVTFKPDGRRFVMEEVAVYKVVDGKVVYEEFFYNM, from the coding sequence ATGACGACGCAGACACAGGTTATGACGACACAGGAGTTGGCAGATAAGTTGGTTGGGCTTTGCCGGGAGGGAAAGTTTGAGGAGGCAACGGGGAGCTTGTACTCCGAGGAGATTGTGAGCATGGAGGCTGGGGCGCCTCCGGGAGGGTCGCGCGAGTCGAAGGGACTGGCGGCGGTGAAGGGGAAGGGGGAGTGGTGGGCGGCAAACCATGAGGTTCACTCCTGTACGGTCGAGGGACCGCTGGTGGCCGGGTCGCACTTTGCGTGCACCTTCAAACTGGATGTGACATTCAAACCGGACGGCCGGCGCTTCGTGATGGAAGAGGTTGCGGTGTACAAGGTCGTGGACGGCAAGGTGGTCTACGAAGAGTTCTTCTACAACATGTAG